A window of the Aspergillus flavus chromosome 6, complete sequence genome harbors these coding sequences:
- a CDS encoding putative alcohol dehydrogenase: MKAIVLNRTNATVVYSQPIPKLRDDYLLIKTVAVALNPTDCKAISQGRGAKDGLAGCDFAGIVEEIGPVVTKRWNKGDRVCGCTHGANSRNPDDGSFAEFIVVKGDVCMRMPDGMSFEEAAGIGVSAITCGQGLFQNLGLNLPLNPVQKKEYILIYGGSTSAGTLAIQYAKLAGYSVLTTCSPRNVDLVRSRGAEAVFDYNDPSCGEQIHRYTKGELQLVWDTIGSDQGVHACMAALSTKPGCRYGTILLNDIPRQDVACTRSIMMTFRGEPFDLYGKHFPPSAEDFEFAKMFTQLTETLLAENKLRPHPIRVCEGGLQGVLDGVGLVQQGNVSGVKLVYRVADTP; encoded by the exons ATGAAAGCCATCGTTTTGAATAGAACAAATGCTACAGTGGTGTACTCACAGCCTATCCCTAAGCTCCGTGACGACTACCTTCTCATTAAAACCGTGGCCGTTGCCCTAAATCCGACTGACTGCAAGGCGATCAGCCAGGGAAGGGGGGCCAAAGATGGCCTAGCTGGCTGCGACTTCGCCGGTATTGTCGAAGAAATCGGACCAGTTGTCACCAAGCGTTGGAATAAAGGCGACCGAGTGTGTGGCTGCACTCATGGTGCTAATAGCCGTAATCCAGATGACGGGTCATTCGCGGAGTTTATCGTCGTAAAGGGGGATGTCTGTATGAGAATGCCGGATGGCATGAGCTTCGAAGAAGCGGCTGGTATCGGCGTCAGTGCGATTACATGCGGTCAAGGCCTATTTCAGAATCTGGGGCTGAATCTTCCCCTTAATCCTgtccaaaagaaagagtacATCCTGATTTATGGTGGTAGCACGTCAGCGGGAACCCTTGCTATCCAATATGCAAAGCT GGCCGGCTATTCTGTCCTTACAACTTGCTCTCCAAGGAATGTAGATCTGGTCAGATCACGCGGCGCTGAAGCAGTCTTTGACTATAACGATCCATCATGTGGGGAGCAGATCCATCGTTACACGAAAGGGGAGCTCCAGCTGGTCTGGGATACCATCGGCTCCGATCAAGGAGTTCACGCCTGCATGGCCGCGCTGTCAACAAAGCCAGGGTGCCGATACGGTACGATTCTTCTCAATGATATCCCACGACAGGATGTCGCTTGTACGCGGAGCATCATGATGACGTTTCGGGGCGAGCCATTCGACTTGTACGGCAAACATTTTCCGCCAAGTGCTGAGGACTTTGAGTTTGCGAAGATGTTCACCCAATTGACGGAAACACTTCTCGCTGAAAACAAGCTGAGGCCTCATCCAATCAGAGTTTGTGAAGGAGGTTTGCAAGGCGTACTAGACGGTGTGGGGTTGGTGCAACAGGGGAATGTGAGCGGCGTTAAACTGGTGTATCGAGTTGCCGACACACCTTGA